From Populus trichocarpa isolate Nisqually-1 chromosome 19, P.trichocarpa_v4.1, whole genome shotgun sequence, a single genomic window includes:
- the LOC7458864 gene encoding heavy metal-associated isoprenylated plant protein 28, whose translation MASIIEMRVHMDCAGCESKVKNALEKVKGVDDIDIDMGLQKVTVTGWADQKKVLKTVRKTGRRAELWQLPYNPQHHSYSDHYYNQHQVNGPLTYHAPQPSSSYNYYKHGYDSNDHGYYHHPVHSSIFNHQTGAVFSDENPHGCSIM comes from the exons ATGGCG TCAATCATAGAAATGAGAGTGCATATGGATTGTGCTGGATGCGAGAGCAAGGTGAAAAATGCTCTGGAAAAAGTCAAAG GCGTAGATGACATAGATATAGATATGGGGTTGCAAAAGGTGACGGTCACAGGATGGGCTGACCAAAAGAAGGTTCTTAAGACAGTTCGTAAGACAGGAAGAAGGGCTGAGCTCTGGCAATTACCTTACAATCCACAACATCATAGCTATTCTGACCATTACTACAACCAACACCAAGTTAACGGTCCACTTACTTACCATGCTCCTCAGCCTTCCTCTTCTTACAATTACTACAAGCATGGATATGATAGCAACGATCATGGTTATTATCATCATCCTGTGCATTCCTCCATCTTTAACCACCAGACAGGAGCAGTTTTCAGCGATGAAAACCCTCATGGTTGTTCTATAATGTGA